In a genomic window of Sutcliffiella sp. FSL R7-0096:
- a CDS encoding DNA topoisomerase III, which yields MKLIIAEKPDQGLKLAAPFSFKKKDGYVEIPPQPMFPKGALLTWAVGHLCELLSPEEYDKAWKRWSLQTLPIIPERFLHKVTKSKWKQFQTVKKLVHHPEVSEVIMAGDAEREGEAIIRIILFVSNCHKPLKRLWISSLTPKAVQKGFENLLEEHQTRNVYYEALSRSCADWLVGMNASRAYTLLLQQKGISDVFSTGRVQTPTLALIVKREMEIENFQSKPFWEVLATFRMNGKKYKGKWHKDEESRLDDPNLAEKIMQFCKEKEATIEAIDKERKEFQPPYLFNLSSLQATANSMYKFSPQKTLEIAQKLYVKGIISYPRSDSSFVTKEEAAMFPDTLQKLSMFDAFKDYFPLPFESVMNNKRVVNEKKVTDHYAIIPTEQVTDPSKMSPDEERIYTLIAKRLIAAHYDKAIFDYTTINTLVDGRATFLSKGKEEVQSGWRTVIYGNNKDKETDEEDQDLPSLEKGETGHVHDVKVKEGKTQPPKRYTEGQLITVMKTAGKHLEDGELTKVLNKTEGLGTEATRAGIIGVLKDRKYIEVKRNQVFATNKGKLLIQSIGPSILASPEMTAKWEQRLHEIGEGKASPEEFMEQAKKLSIKLIEDAKTQSEQWSFEGMDISEFKYVKGKRRGRGSAGMGTKVGACKKCDGDVVDKGSFYGCSNYKSNKCNFTISKKILGKTISATNAKKLLTEGKSAEIKGFKKGDKVFNASLEWKEERIQFVF from the coding sequence GTGAAATTAATAATTGCCGAGAAGCCAGATCAAGGATTGAAGCTTGCTGCTCCATTCTCCTTCAAAAAAAAGGATGGATACGTAGAAATCCCCCCGCAACCGATGTTCCCAAAGGGCGCCTTGTTGACTTGGGCGGTAGGACATTTATGTGAATTGTTATCTCCAGAAGAATACGACAAAGCATGGAAAAGATGGTCCCTGCAAACTCTCCCAATCATACCCGAACGTTTCCTACACAAAGTAACCAAATCCAAATGGAAGCAATTCCAAACAGTGAAAAAATTAGTTCATCATCCTGAAGTATCAGAAGTCATCATGGCAGGTGATGCAGAGCGGGAAGGAGAAGCAATCATTCGTATCATCCTTTTTGTCAGCAACTGTCACAAACCACTTAAGCGTCTTTGGATATCCTCCTTGACACCTAAAGCGGTACAAAAAGGGTTCGAAAACCTTCTTGAGGAACATCAAACAAGGAATGTTTATTATGAAGCCTTAAGCAGGTCATGTGCGGATTGGCTAGTAGGAATGAACGCTTCAAGGGCTTATACTTTGCTCTTACAACAGAAAGGAATTTCCGATGTATTTTCCACTGGGAGGGTACAGACACCAACCCTTGCTTTAATAGTAAAAAGAGAGATGGAAATAGAGAATTTTCAATCAAAACCGTTTTGGGAGGTGCTGGCAACCTTCCGTATGAATGGAAAAAAATATAAAGGCAAATGGCATAAGGATGAGGAGTCGAGGCTGGATGATCCAAACTTGGCTGAAAAAATTATGCAATTCTGTAAAGAAAAAGAGGCAACAATTGAAGCTATTGATAAGGAGCGCAAAGAATTTCAACCTCCCTACCTTTTTAACCTTTCTTCCTTACAGGCAACAGCCAACAGCATGTATAAATTTTCACCACAGAAAACGCTTGAGATAGCTCAAAAGCTATATGTTAAAGGGATTATTTCCTATCCGCGCTCTGACTCTAGTTTTGTGACCAAGGAAGAGGCAGCTATGTTTCCGGATACCCTCCAGAAGCTGAGTATGTTTGATGCATTCAAGGATTATTTTCCTCTTCCATTTGAGTCAGTCATGAATAACAAACGAGTGGTAAATGAAAAGAAGGTAACCGATCACTATGCCATTATACCGACCGAGCAGGTTACAGATCCTTCCAAGATGTCACCTGATGAAGAAAGAATCTACACGCTTATAGCAAAGCGTCTTATCGCGGCTCATTACGATAAAGCGATATTTGACTACACCACAATCAATACCTTAGTGGATGGGCGTGCCACATTTTTATCAAAAGGCAAAGAAGAGGTGCAGTCTGGGTGGCGGACCGTCATTTATGGTAACAATAAGGACAAGGAAACAGATGAAGAAGATCAGGATCTCCCTTCCTTGGAAAAAGGAGAAACAGGCCATGTCCATGATGTGAAAGTAAAAGAAGGAAAGACCCAACCACCTAAACGCTATACGGAAGGTCAATTGATAACTGTGATGAAGACGGCAGGCAAGCATTTGGAGGATGGGGAGTTAACGAAAGTGCTCAACAAAACGGAGGGTCTTGGCACAGAAGCGACCCGTGCTGGAATTATCGGGGTGCTAAAAGATAGGAAGTATATCGAAGTGAAACGAAATCAGGTTTTTGCTACCAATAAAGGTAAGCTACTTATCCAATCTATCGGGCCAAGTATTTTAGCAAGTCCCGAAATGACGGCCAAATGGGAGCAACGGCTTCATGAAATTGGGGAAGGGAAGGCGTCCCCCGAAGAATTCATGGAGCAGGCAAAAAAACTCTCAATAAAACTAATAGAGGATGCAAAAACACAAAGCGAGCAGTGGTCATTTGAGGGAATGGACATCAGTGAGTTCAAATATGTTAAAGGAAAGCGCCGAGGACGTGGTTCTGCAGGAATGGGAACCAAAGTCGGTGCCTGTAAAAAATGTGATGGAGATGTAGTGGATAAAGGGTCTTTTTATGGATGTTCCAACTACAAGTCTAATAAATGCAATTTCACCATATCCAAAAAGATACTTGGAAAAACAATCTCCGCAACGAATGCGAAAAAGTTGTTAACGGAAGGAAAATCTGCTGAAATAAAAGGGTTCAAAAAAGGGGATAAAGTATTTAATGCATCCCTTGAGTGGAAAGAGGAAAGAATTCAATTTGTTTTTTAA
- the cspD gene encoding cold-shock protein CspD has translation MQNGKVKWFNNEKGFGFIEVEGGDDVFVHFSAITGEGFKSLEEGQEVSFEIVEGNRGPQAANVSKL, from the coding sequence ATGCAAAACGGTAAAGTTAAATGGTTCAACAACGAAAAAGGTTTTGGATTTATTGAGGTAGAAGGTGGAGACGACGTATTCGTACATTTCTCTGCAATTACTGGTGAAGGATTTAAATCTTTGGAAGAAGGCCAAGAAGTTTCTTTTGAAATCGTTGAAGGAAACCGCGGACCACAAGCTGCTAACGTTTCAAAACTTTAA
- a CDS encoding DUF2564 family protein — MDNQQHNNDTELHTGYNDLAQVEISIQSAEKMVGSATMSLDSEAMDHAERAISNARSLLNDAKSAGTGLDTDFLQNCELTLSQCEHQLSEARK; from the coding sequence ATGGATAACCAACAACATAACAACGATACTGAATTACACACAGGATATAACGACTTAGCTCAAGTGGAAATTTCCATCCAATCTGCTGAAAAAATGGTCGGTTCAGCTACCATGAGCCTAGACTCAGAAGCGATGGATCATGCTGAAAGAGCTATTTCCAACGCGAGATCCCTACTTAATGATGCAAAGAGCGCAGGTACCGGGCTTGATACAGATTTTCTTCAAAACTGCGAATTAACGCTATCACAGTGCGAACATCAGCTATCTGAAGCACGAAAATGA
- a CDS encoding zinc-finger domain-containing protein, whose protein sequence is MINRKKILMEVGEILDTYCTECLVKQTLRKDYGKTHAQSFCIGECTVGAEIKKLGDQLVERK, encoded by the coding sequence ATGATCAATCGTAAAAAGATTCTGATGGAGGTTGGTGAAATTTTAGATACTTATTGTACGGAATGTCTTGTGAAACAGACATTGCGGAAGGATTATGGGAAGACACATGCTCAATCTTTCTGCATCGGTGAATGTACAGTAGGTGCTGAAATAAAGAAATTAGGAGATCAGTTGGTGGAGCGCAAATAA
- a CDS encoding reverse transcriptase-like protein has protein sequence MKLTLEWHYHTPKHIETTFRSDELDIRLALRLSEDIEKTGRVKRLSFYDRDGSEWTKKEINKWIKQSEVGISDVVAYFDGGYDVDSKLAGIGNVVYYNQNRKDYRYRINARLEELESNNEAEYAAFYFLVQQLEHLEIRAMEVTFKGDSLVVLNQLSGEWPCYDELFNRWLDKIEQKLKELKIRPIYEPVTRKDNTEAHQLAKQALEGTPIESKLLL, from the coding sequence ATGAAATTAACCTTGGAATGGCATTACCACACTCCAAAGCACATAGAAACCACTTTCAGAAGTGATGAGCTTGATATAAGGCTAGCGCTTAGGCTTTCAGAAGATATAGAAAAGACGGGAAGAGTGAAACGACTGTCCTTCTATGACAGGGATGGATCGGAATGGACGAAAAAAGAAATTAATAAATGGATCAAACAGAGCGAGGTGGGAATATCTGACGTTGTTGCCTACTTTGATGGAGGATACGACGTAGATTCAAAACTGGCGGGAATCGGAAATGTGGTTTATTATAATCAAAATAGAAAAGACTACAGGTATAGAATAAATGCAAGGCTGGAGGAACTTGAATCCAACAACGAAGCGGAATATGCTGCTTTTTACTTTCTGGTTCAACAGCTGGAGCATCTGGAAATTCGTGCGATGGAAGTAACCTTCAAGGGAGATTCCCTTGTCGTTTTGAACCAACTTTCTGGAGAGTGGCCTTGCTATGACGAACTTTTCAATCGCTGGCTGGATAAAATAGAACAGAAACTAAAGGAACTTAAGATTAGACCAATTTATGAGCCTGTCACACGGAAAGATAACACAGAGGCACATCAGCTTGCCAAGCAGGCTTTGGAGGGTACCCCAATTGAAAGCAAATTGCTACTGTGA
- a CDS encoding reverse transcriptase-like protein, producing MIEVYIDGASAGDPGPSGAGIFIKGHGSAEQYSIPLGIMSNHQAEFHALIEALKICMKQGYQIVSFRTDSQAVESAMEKRYAKKQEYRVLLEEALTLADQLNLFFIKWIPSKENKMADELSRKAIQLNQI from the coding sequence ATGATTGAGGTATACATAGATGGTGCAAGCGCAGGGGATCCAGGTCCTTCTGGAGCTGGAATATTCATAAAGGGGCATGGGTCTGCTGAACAATACAGTATCCCACTCGGGATTATGTCGAATCATCAAGCAGAATTCCATGCATTAATTGAAGCATTGAAAATTTGTATGAAACAAGGTTATCAAATTGTTTCTTTTCGAACCGATTCTCAGGCTGTGGAGAGTGCAATGGAAAAGCGTTATGCAAAAAAGCAAGAATATCGGGTGCTTTTGGAAGAGGCCCTGACTCTTGCCGATCAGCTTAATTTATTCTTTATTAAATGGATACCGAGCAAAGAGAACAAAATGGCGGATGAACTTTCACGTAAAGCGATACAACTTAACCAAATATAA
- a CDS encoding zinc-dependent alcohol dehydrogenase, translated as MKGVTFQGIKDMKVKEVPDAKIEKSEDIIVRITSTAICGSDLHIYQGALPTEKDYIVGHEPMGIVEEVGPEVTKVKKGDRVVIPFNISCGRCFYCQNDLESQCDNSNQNPEVDTGGYFGFTERYGNHPGGQAEYLRVPYGNYLPFVIPETVELEDEALLFMSDVLPTAYWSVENAGVKNDDTVVVLGCGPIGLMAQKFAWMRGAKRVIAVDNLPYRLQRAKKMNNVEIFNFDEFKNMGSHLKEITHGGADVVIDCVGMDGKKSALEEIGQKLKVQGGTLSAIDIGIDAVRKFGTIQLTGVYGSKYNMFPLGNLFERNINLKMGQAPVVHYMPKLFDMITSGEFDPTEIVSHKMPLENAAEAYKIFNDHEDECVKVILKP; from the coding sequence TTGAAAGGAGTAACATTTCAAGGAATCAAGGATATGAAAGTAAAAGAGGTACCGGACGCAAAAATTGAGAAAAGTGAGGATATAATTGTCCGCATTACCTCTACGGCCATATGTGGATCGGATTTACATATCTACCAAGGGGCTCTGCCGACGGAAAAGGATTATATTGTCGGACATGAACCAATGGGGATTGTCGAGGAGGTCGGTCCAGAGGTTACGAAGGTAAAAAAAGGAGATCGGGTCGTCATCCCGTTTAATATTTCATGCGGAAGATGCTTCTATTGTCAGAACGACCTGGAGAGTCAATGTGACAATTCGAATCAAAATCCTGAAGTAGACACAGGAGGTTATTTCGGTTTTACAGAGAGGTATGGTAATCACCCGGGGGGTCAAGCCGAATACTTGCGTGTTCCTTATGGAAATTACCTTCCGTTTGTCATCCCGGAAACTGTGGAACTTGAAGATGAAGCACTGCTCTTCATGTCGGATGTGCTGCCAACCGCCTATTGGAGCGTCGAAAATGCCGGGGTGAAAAATGATGATACCGTTGTCGTCCTTGGGTGCGGCCCCATCGGCCTGATGGCTCAAAAGTTTGCCTGGATGAGAGGTGCCAAACGTGTTATCGCTGTTGATAACCTCCCGTATAGATTACAGCGAGCTAAGAAAATGAACAATGTGGAAATCTTCAATTTTGATGAATTCAAGAATATGGGCTCCCACCTGAAGGAAATTACTCACGGAGGAGCAGATGTGGTTATTGATTGCGTAGGGATGGATGGAAAGAAATCAGCCCTTGAAGAGATTGGCCAAAAGCTGAAAGTGCAGGGCGGAACTTTAAGCGCTATTGACATAGGTATCGATGCAGTCAGGAAATTCGGTACTATTCAACTTACAGGTGTATATGGATCAAAATATAATATGTTCCCATTGGGCAACCTTTTTGAACGTAATATCAACCTAAAAATGGGGCAGGCACCTGTCGTTCATTACATGCCAAAGCTGTTTGACATGATCACTTCAGGAGAGTTCGATCCAACAGAAATTGTTTCCCATAAGATGCCCCTTGAAAATGCTGCTGAAGCTTATAAGATTTTTAACGACCACGAGGATGAATGTGTCAAAGTTATCCTGAAACCATAA
- a CDS encoding DUF6123 family protein, with amino-acid sequence MRKSWSTEEYLQQLTSKGFKFGEDSLGFIEFGKHYTDSSDYLVNIAIEVTLKAQKQFDGSFFVSFLEMIKQEQIHSKSAAFHLAKEKKII; translated from the coding sequence ATGAGAAAATCTTGGAGTACAGAAGAATACCTTCAGCAACTTACCTCAAAAGGGTTTAAATTTGGAGAAGATTCTCTTGGTTTTATAGAATTTGGCAAGCATTATACAGATAGTTCCGACTACTTGGTTAATATAGCCATTGAAGTAACTTTAAAGGCGCAAAAGCAATTTGATGGGAGTTTCTTTGTGTCATTTCTTGAAATGATCAAACAAGAACAGATTCATTCCAAAAGTGCTGCCTTTCATTTGGCCAAGGAAAAGAAGATTATTTAA
- a CDS encoding divergent PAP2 family protein: MNRPLKIALSAITLAQFLKIPIKYFRTGRWEWSTFFETGGMPSSHSAGVSALATIIALKRGYKTIDFALSTIFGLIVMYDAQGVRRQTGEITLAVNDLAEKLDRLEGKPDKNVHDKLEKRLKERLGHQPEEVVGGALFGIALAFLGMRLLPKKKKMELWDKL, from the coding sequence TTGAATCGACCATTAAAAATAGCATTAAGTGCCATTACTTTGGCACAATTCTTAAAGATTCCGATAAAATATTTTAGAACAGGCAGATGGGAATGGAGTACTTTCTTTGAAACAGGAGGGATGCCTAGCTCCCATTCCGCAGGAGTATCGGCATTGGCAACCATCATAGCGTTAAAAAGGGGTTATAAAACCATAGATTTTGCACTATCAACGATTTTTGGACTGATTGTCATGTATGACGCTCAAGGTGTAAGAAGACAAACTGGAGAGATAACCCTTGCTGTAAATGATCTTGCGGAAAAGTTGGATAGACTCGAGGGAAAACCTGATAAAAATGTCCATGATAAATTGGAAAAGCGATTAAAAGAACGTTTGGGCCACCAGCCGGAGGAAGTGGTTGGTGGGGCATTGTTCGGAATTGCACTCGCTTTTCTTGGAATGCGCTTGCTACCGAAAAAGAAAAAAATGGAACTGTGGGACAAACTTTAA
- the sspL gene encoding small, acid-soluble spore protein L: MSRNKSANRGKKAPGVNPQGYGQDAEFSHEVHSKLENKAKKDNTKR, encoded by the coding sequence ATGAGCAGAAATAAATCCGCAAATAGAGGAAAAAAAGCACCTGGTGTTAACCCTCAAGGTTACGGCCAAGATGCAGAGTTTTCACATGAAGTTCATTCTAAGCTTGAAAATAAAGCGAAAAAAGATAATACAAAACGATAA
- a CDS encoding 5'-3' exonuclease H3TH domain-containing protein: MKKVLLIDGMALLFRSFFATSVYNRFMYTSNGIPTNAVQGFVKHMITSMETFQPTHVVCCWDMGSKTFRTEMFDDYKANRPAPPQELIPQFDLVKEVVEAFDIPNIGLAGFEADDCLGTLAELYREEAEVIILTGDQDVLQLIKPNIKVALLLKGYGNYEVLDENGFYEKKGLTPQQLIDLKAIMGDSSDNYPGVKGVGEKTATKLLMEYQTVNGILENLSALTKSQRQKFEDSLELLHLSRELATIKCDVPISCELQDATITIDRSKVASKFDELEFKNLHGFINKVC; this comes from the coding sequence ATGAAAAAAGTATTACTGATCGATGGAATGGCTTTATTATTCCGTTCCTTTTTTGCAACAAGTGTTTATAATCGCTTTATGTACACATCTAATGGAATCCCGACCAACGCCGTTCAGGGATTTGTTAAACATATGATCACATCCATGGAAACCTTTCAACCGACACATGTTGTCTGCTGCTGGGACATGGGAAGCAAAACGTTCCGAACGGAAATGTTCGATGACTATAAAGCAAACAGACCTGCTCCACCACAAGAGTTGATTCCGCAGTTTGATTTAGTGAAAGAAGTGGTAGAGGCGTTTGATATCCCGAATATTGGTCTCGCAGGATTTGAAGCGGATGACTGTTTGGGAACTCTTGCAGAATTATACCGAGAAGAAGCAGAAGTCATTATATTAACGGGTGACCAGGATGTCCTGCAGCTTATCAAACCTAACATAAAAGTAGCATTGTTGTTAAAGGGCTATGGTAACTATGAAGTATTGGATGAGAATGGGTTCTATGAGAAAAAAGGACTAACGCCACAACAACTCATCGACCTCAAAGCAATAATGGGTGACAGTAGTGATAACTACCCTGGAGTAAAAGGTGTCGGGGAAAAAACTGCTACAAAGTTATTGATGGAATACCAGACAGTGAATGGGATCTTAGAAAACCTTTCTGCACTTACAAAAAGTCAACGCCAGAAATTCGAAGACAGCTTGGAGCTATTGCACCTGTCAAGGGAGCTTGCAACTATTAAGTGTGATGTACCAATTTCATGCGAATTGCAAGATGCGACCATCACTATTGACCGCAGCAAAGTCGCAAGTAAATTTGATGAATTGGAATTTAAAAATTTACATGGATTCATAAATAAGGTTTGTTAA
- a CDS encoding sulfurtransferase → MKHIVSVTWVKDHLNELTVIDCRFHLTAPEKGFAEYKEHHIPGAHYMDLNKDLSSKVGTHGGRHPMPDFQEFHRKLEEIGVHDGGMVLLYDDQNSAMASRLWFLLKVFGHEDVWIMDGGYSEWVKQGYPVTEEVPQKKQRGSFTFKVEEDLVMDMDDVKSRLSSFKSGGAYLLDAREPNRYMGVEEPIDKVAGHIPGALNYFWMENVDNGKWKEPEALRERFSPLDPSKEIVVYCGSGVTACPTFIALKEAGFEKVKLYAGSWSDWISYTDNPISKIKN, encoded by the coding sequence ATGAAGCATATCGTATCAGTAACTTGGGTAAAGGACCATTTGAACGAGCTCACGGTCATTGATTGTCGCTTCCATCTTACTGCACCGGAAAAGGGGTTTGCTGAATATAAAGAACATCATATCCCTGGGGCGCACTACATGGACTTAAACAAAGACTTATCCAGTAAAGTGGGTACTCATGGCGGGAGACATCCGATGCCTGACTTTCAAGAATTTCATCGTAAACTTGAAGAAATTGGAGTTCATGATGGTGGCATGGTACTTCTTTACGATGACCAGAACAGTGCAATGGCTTCAAGGCTATGGTTTTTGCTGAAGGTTTTTGGCCACGAGGATGTTTGGATTATGGATGGTGGTTACAGCGAATGGGTGAAGCAGGGTTATCCTGTAACAGAAGAAGTGCCACAAAAGAAACAGCGTGGCAGTTTTACTTTTAAGGTTGAAGAAGATTTGGTGATGGATATGGATGACGTTAAGTCACGTTTATCTTCCTTCAAGAGTGGTGGTGCCTATCTTCTTGATGCCAGGGAGCCAAACCGTTATATGGGGGTAGAAGAACCGATTGATAAGGTTGCCGGTCATATCCCTGGAGCTCTTAACTATTTCTGGATGGAGAACGTTGATAATGGAAAGTGGAAAGAGCCAGAAGCACTGAGAGAAAGATTTTCTCCTCTGGATCCATCTAAAGAAATTGTTGTCTACTGCGGTTCTGGTGTAACTGCTTGCCCGACATTTATAGCACTTAAAGAAGCTGGTTTTGAAAAAGTAAAGCTTTATGCTGGTAGCTGGAGCGACTGGATAAGTTACACAGACAACCCAATTTCTAAAATAAAGAACTAA
- a CDS encoding YpbS family protein, whose protein sequence is MSVHKAISEHSRKQNQVVMNFLQLEQQREAYIEEAIVLCRQNIPYTTEKINEVTKRINELARKGIAPQRQLVTKEMVEEFVSRSK, encoded by the coding sequence ATGAGCGTACATAAAGCGATAAGTGAGCATTCTAGAAAGCAAAATCAGGTTGTAATGAATTTTCTGCAACTTGAACAACAAAGGGAAGCATACATAGAAGAGGCAATAGTACTTTGCCGCCAGAATATACCATACACAACGGAAAAAATTAACGAGGTAACTAAAAGAATAAACGAACTGGCACGGAAAGGAATTGCACCTCAGCGACAACTTGTAACGAAGGAAATGGTGGAGGAGTTCGTTTCTCGAAGTAAATAA
- a CDS encoding nucleotidyltransferase domain-containing protein, giving the protein MNRIEDLLNEIEFKHNVKILYACEAGSRAYGLATENSDYDVRFIYIAPLRDYLSLTRKHDTITRQEDMYDIQGWDLKKALLLANKSNPSLYEWMISPIIYRELYPVMLPLKDMILNGFSRKVLAYHYVNMSKKNMETWSGKKDSSNLVHSVRAALLLEQVMHHDSKTIEFKELIKESEIFNSEELSLLFQLKVGEILNEHPIINQISTKVRNFLTASEPSLVHLGEGTVNIHLLDELFFQQLGIEGERNHKS; this is encoded by the coding sequence GTGAACCGAATAGAGGATCTGCTCAACGAAATAGAGTTCAAACATAATGTGAAGATCCTCTATGCCTGTGAAGCGGGTAGCAGGGCATATGGCTTAGCAACCGAAAACAGTGATTATGATGTCCGGTTCATCTATATTGCTCCTCTTAGGGACTATCTTTCCTTGACCAGGAAGCATGATACAATCACCAGGCAGGAGGACATGTATGACATACAGGGATGGGATCTGAAAAAGGCACTGCTTTTAGCCAATAAGTCCAATCCTTCTTTGTATGAATGGATGATTTCTCCTATCATATATCGAGAGTTGTACCCGGTTATGCTACCATTAAAAGACATGATTCTTAATGGATTTTCACGAAAAGTGCTAGCCTACCATTATGTAAACATGTCAAAGAAAAATATGGAAACATGGAGCGGCAAAAAAGACAGCTCTAATCTTGTCCACTCAGTCCGGGCTGCCCTTTTGCTTGAACAGGTGATGCACCACGATTCCAAAACAATTGAGTTTAAAGAGCTCATTAAGGAAAGTGAAATTTTTAACAGTGAGGAGCTATCTCTGTTATTCCAGTTGAAGGTGGGAGAGATTTTAAACGAACATCCTATTATTAATCAAATTTCAACTAAAGTAAGAAATTTTTTAACAGCGTCCGAACCATCTCTCGTTCATCTGGGGGAAGGAACGGTTAATATTCACTTGTTAGACGAGCTTTTTTTCCAACAGTTGGGGATAGAGGGTGAGAGAAATCACAAAAGTTAA